One genomic window of Arachis hypogaea cultivar Tifrunner chromosome 8, arahy.Tifrunner.gnm2.J5K5, whole genome shotgun sequence includes the following:
- the LOC112707467 gene encoding putative RING-type E3 ubiquitin transferase C3H69, giving the protein MSRRVLCKFFAHGACLKGEHCEYSHDWNDPPNLICTFYQKGVCAYGSRCRYDHVKVSRPQSSTASSSITEQRPLVSDDVVFGNTGITSNGIAAAPEFSPSRSPSFIPSIPAWNQEQQQYHEFVGDDDVSQSRITSPAEIPICSFAAAGNCPRGETCPHIHGDLCSTCGKHCLHPFRPEERAEHMKSCENKQKHLEALKRSQEIECSVCLERVLSKPTAAERKFGLLSECDHPFCISCIRNWRSSNPTLGMDVNSTLRACPICRKLSYFVIPSVIWYSTHEEKMEIVDSYKAKLKSIDCKHFDFGDGNCPFGTSCFYKHAYRDGRLEEAVLRHLGAADGDTVIAKDIRLSDFLASMHLQ; this is encoded by the exons ATGTCTAGGAG GGTTCTTTGTAAATTCTTTGCTCATGGAGCATGTCTGAAAGGGGAGCATTGTGAATATTCTCATGACTGGAATGATCCTCCGAATTTG ATATGCACATTTTATCAGAAAGGAGTCTGTGCTTATGGTAGTCGTTGCAGATATGATCATGTCAAAGTTTCTCGACCACAATCCTCGACGGCTTCTTCCTCAATAACTGAACAACGGCCCCTGGTTTCAGATGATGTTGTATTTGGTAATACTGGAATTACATCAAATGGTATTGCTGCAGCTCCTGAGTTTTCTCCTTCCAGAAGTCCTTCCTTTATTCCCAGCATACCTGCTTGGAATCAAGAACAGCAGCAGTATCATGAATTTGTAGGGGACGATGATGTTAGTCAATCTAGAATTACTTCACCTGCTGAGATTCCAATCTGTTCATTTGCTGCGGCTGGCAATTGTCCACGAGGGGAAACTTGTCCTCATATCCATGGAGATTTGTGTAGTACTTGTGGAAAACACTGCTTGCATCCTTTTCGACCTGAGGAAAGAGCAGAACATATGAAGAGTTGTGAAAATAAGCAAAAGCATCTTGAGGCATTGAAACGTAGTCAAGAAATTGAATGCAGTGTGTGCCTTGAGCGTGTTCTTTCAAAGCCTACTGCAGCAGAACGAAAGTTTGGGCTGTTATCTGAATGTGACCATCCGTTCTGCATATCATGTATTAGAAATTGGCGTAGTAGCAACCCAACATTGGGGATGGATGTCAATAGTACATTGAGGGCATGTCCTATCTGTCGCAAGCTATCTTACTTTGTCATTCCAAGTGTCATTTGGTATTCTACACATGAAGAAAAAATGGAAATCGTTGACAGCTACAAGGCAAAGCTCAA GTCCATAGATTGCAAACATTTTGACTTTGGCGATGGGAACTGTCCTTTCGGAACCAGTTGTTTCTACAAG CATGCATATAGAGATGGCCGTCTTGAGGAGGCAGTTCTGCGACATCTTGGAGCTGCAGATGGCGATACAGTGATTGCCAAAGATATCAG GCTGTCAGATTTCCTAGCTAGCATGCATTTACAATGA